The proteins below are encoded in one region of Apostichopus japonicus isolate 1M-3 chromosome 22, ASM3797524v1, whole genome shotgun sequence:
- the LOC139964295 gene encoding uncharacterized protein, which translates to MSRNPLKCINCSMFRPGRAWDEHDLCPKCRSCTRRDPCLVCIKFTPAQWQDIDLWLEGLRSKLQGRLDSIPSAIGAPEVPGITGDREEEGLVEREVEESGQERAEGEKEVEREERERIPLTAPATSGSVTARGKGRSKGKAPAKKRPPKQRHSSAGLETPSQSGPQLNKPTERGLPAVGGSGPKERVTEGTRRRSRSRSREPDREPERRVPTEIPARESRERESSRRPRRERSGSHTKSPRRRERKRYSPISDESSDSSDDGYRRSKRRRRSPRRHQEEEPAWLSKLTGLLRPLLEQRTSTVADVAPGPTSPVPTMTPQPAPDPDALDCRASVNLSGLEDEGEPIDPDPLDYDPMEDSFGHNYEPEEAPVTGGALPQELITRAADIFRRHLGFEEPETQPQKAGRVSKLTATGEASYKPKTTVPVDATCYDRFEAIANKTKWTAFPARADRAVRVPDEAWRDLFRSPTIPQEAKERLKAEQGASSTHVFKTPDQRKLEELLVEVDMAARSGMKFASVLMLSAEVLMRHHQQLPEDSSQVSRDEAGQLLLLLGPLVRLAYDQFARIATRSVKARRQNIVSAIHWPSTEAKDRMLELPILGEDLFAGCFQKKLQEEVARRETLAKSEFRPPPTQRTRPFRPRESRAPRGTRAAPAKSMSRGALRGRSRGAAFPPTRPWPPRGGRGSTSTRRDSDRSSTRPAFAARP; encoded by the coding sequence ATGTCACGCAATCCATTGAAGTGCATCAACTGCTCTATGTTTCGcccaggcagagcctgggacgaacacgacctttgtccgaaatgcagatcctgcacccgacgagacccctgcctggtgtgtattaagtttacaccagcgcagtggcaggacatcgacctgtggcttgagggcttacgtagcaagctccagggaaggctggactcgatcccgagcgcaatcggggcgccggaggttccaggaataacgggagatagagaggaggagggattagtagagagagaggtggaggagagtggccaggagagggccgaaggagagaaagaggtagagagagaggaaagagaaagaattcccctaacggccccggctacgtccggatcagttacggccagagggaagggcaggagcaaaggcaaggctcctgccaagaaaagacctccgAAGCAGAGGCACAGCTCGGCCGGACTGGAGACTCCGTCTCAGTCCGGGCCGCAGCTAAACAAACCCACAGAGCGCGGCCTGCCGGCCGTGGGAGGCTCGGGTCCAAAAGAAAGAGTAACCGAGGGGACGCggagacggagccggtcccgtTCCAGGGAGCCGGACAGGGAGCCGGAGAGGCGGGTTCCGACGGAGATCCCGGCCCGAGAAAGCAGGGAGAGAGAGTCCTCCCGCCGACCCAGAAGGGAGAGATCGGGGTCGCATACAAAATCCCCAAGacggagagagaggaagagatactcTCCAATCTCCGACGAGTCCTCGGACTCTTCCGACGATGGATACAGAAGATCCAAGAGGAGGCGCCGGTCCCCGAGACGGCACCAGGAAGAGGAGCCAGCTTGGCTATCTAAACTCACCGGCCTGCTACGGCCCCTGCTGGAGCAAAGGACGTCCACGGTAGCCGACGTGGCACCGGGCCCTACCAGCCCCGTACCGACCATGACCCCGCAACCGGCCCCGGACCCGGACGCTCTggattgcagagcgtcggtgaaTCTTTCCGGCTTGGAGGACGAAGGGGAGCCCATAGATCCAGATCCTCTCGACTACGATCCTATGGAGGACAGCTTTGGCCACAATTACGAACCGGAGGAGGCGCCCGTGACAGGAGGAGCCCTCCCACAGGAGCTAATAACACGGGCGGCAGACATATTCAGACgacacctggggttcgaggaacccgagacgcaaccgcagaaggcgggccgggtatcaaaattgacagcgaccggcgaagcgtcatataagcccaaaactaccgtaccagtagacgcaacctgctatgacagatttgaggccATTGCCAACAAGACCAAGTGGACGGCCTTCCCGGCCAGGGCAGATAGAGCGGTCAGGGTACCTGACGAGGCCTGGAGGGATCTATTTAGATCTCCAACCATCCCCCAGGAGGCCAAGGAGAGGCTAAAAGCCGAACAAGGGGCCTCATCCACACACGTGTTCAAGACCCCGGACCAGaggaagctagaagagctcttggtagaggtggacatggcagcccgttcgggcatgaagttcgcatcggtactaatgctatcagCCGAAGTCCTCATGCGACACCACCAACAACTACCTGAGGACAGCAGCCAAGTATCCAGGGACgaagcgggccagctcctcctgctgctgggccccctcgtcaggctcgcgtacgatcaatttgcaaggatcgctaccaggtccgtaaaggcccgtagacaaaacatcgtctccGCCATCCATTGGCCTTCGACGGAGGCTAAGGACAGAATGTTGGAACTACCAATCCTCGGGGAAGACCTTTTCGCGGgctgcttccaaaagaaactgcAGGAAGAGGTGGCCCGAAGGGAGACTCTGGCCAAATCAGAATTCCGACCCCCACCTACCCAGAGAACCAGACCCTTCCGCCCGAGGGAGAGCAGAGCACCTAGAGGAACGAGAGCAGCACCCGCCAAATCTAtgagcagaggagctctcagaggCAGAAGCCGGGGGGCAGCCTTCCCTCCGACCCGCCCCTGGCcccccagaggaggcagaggctcgacgtcgaccagacgggacagtgaccgctcctccacccgaccagcgttcgccgcccggccctag